The proteins below come from a single Xyrauchen texanus isolate HMW12.3.18 chromosome 1, RBS_HiC_50CHRs, whole genome shotgun sequence genomic window:
- the LOC127649180 gene encoding vitamin D 25-hydroxylase-like, producing MVSINRMTSLFSVSWEQTVVWVCSLLITLFILLVIRHLIKQRRPRGFPPGPTPLPMIGNILSLATEPHVYMKRQSEIYGQIFSLDLGGISTVILNGYDAIKECLYHQSEVFADRPSLPLFKKMTKMGGLLNCKYGRGWMEHHKLAVNSFRYFGSGQRMFERISEECLFFLDAIDKHKGKPFNPKHLVTNAVSNITNLIIFGQRFTYDDSDFQHMIELFSENVELAASGWAFLYNAFPWIEYLPFGKHQKLFRNASEVYDFLLQMIKRFSQHRVPQSPQHYIDAYLDEMEQSATDKATSFSKENLIFSVGELIIAGTETTTNCLRWAMLYMALYPSIQDNVQKEIDCVLNGRPPALEDKQRMPYVEAVLHEVLRFCNIVPLGIFRATSQDAVVRGYTIPRGTMVITNLYSVHFDEKYWSDPSIFCPERFLDLNGKFIRREAFLPFSIGKRHCLGEQLARLEMFLFFTTLLQRFRLQFPEGFIPTLSPKLGMTLQPRPYSICAIRRKQ from the exons ATGGTATCGATTAATCGGATGACATCTCTGTTTTCTGTGTCTTGGGAGCAAACTGTCGTATGGGTGTGCAGTTTGCTCATTACACTATTCATTTTGTTGGTGATTCGCCATCTCATAAAGCAGCGGAGACCCCGAGGGTTTCCCCCTGGACCGACACCTTTGCCCATGATAGGGAATATACTGTCCCTAGCCACAGAGCCTCACGTCTACATGAAGAGGCAGAGTGAAATCTACGGACAG ATTTTTAGTCTCGACCTGGGAGGCATCTCAACTGTTATTCTAAATGGTTATGATGCCATTAAAGAGTGCCTGTATCACCAGAGTGAAGTTTTTGCAGACCGGCCATCACTCCCTTTATTTAAGAAGATGACTAAAATGGGAG GACTTCTGAACTGCAAATATGGTCGGGGTTGGATGGAACACCACAAACTGGCTGTGAACAGCTTCCGCTACTTTGGCAGCGGTCAGAGGATGTTTGAGAGGATTTCTGAGGAGTGCCTGTTTTTTCTAGATGCCATCGACAAGCACAAGGGCAAGCCCTTTAACCCCAAGCACCTTGTTACCAATGCAGTGTCCAACATCACCAACCTCATTATCTTTGGGCAGCGATTCACTTACGATGATAGCGATTTTCAGCACATGATCGAGCTCTTCAGTGAGAATGTGGAGCTGGCAGCTAGTGGCTGGGCCTTCCTGTACAACGCCTTCCCCTGGATTGAGTACCTGCCCTTTGGGAAACATCAAAAGCTGTTCCGCAATGCCAGCGAAgtgtatgacttccttctgcAAATGATCAAGCGCTTCTCACAACACAGGGTTCCCCAGTCACCACAACATTACATTGATGCTTACTTGGATGAGATGGAGCAGAGCGCCACTGATAAGGCCACGTCTTTCTCGAAAGAGAATCTAATTTTCTCTGTTGGTGAACTCATCATTGCCGGCACAGAGACCACCACAAATTGTCTGCGCTGGGCCATGCTCTACATGGCTCTATATCCAAGTATACAAG ATAATGTCCAAAAGGAGATCGATTGTGTCCTGAATGGCAGGCCACCGGCTCTTGAAGACAAGCAGAGGATGCCCTATGTGGAAGCAGTGCTCCATGAAGTCTTGCGCTTTTGTAACATTGTCCCACTGGGTATCTTCCGCGCTACCTCTCAAGATGCAGTGGTGCGTGGCTATACGATCCCCAGGGGCACCATGGTGATCACTAACCTGTACTCAGTGCACTTTGATGAGAAGTACTGGAGTGATCCATCCATCTTCTGTCCTGAGAGGTTCCTTGACCTTAATGGTAAATTTATCAGACGTGAGGCATTTCTCCCCTTCTCAATCG GCAAACGTCACTGTCTTGGTGAGCAGTTGGCCAGGTTGGAGATGTTCTTATTCTTCACCACATTGCTCCAGAGGTTCCGCCTTCAGTTCCCAGAAGGCTTTATTCCAACTCTTAGCCCGAAACTGGGCATGACTCTGCAACCTCGGCCGTACTCCATATGTGCCATCAGAAGAAAGCAGTAA